One Nitrospina watsonii DNA segment encodes these proteins:
- a CDS encoding response regulator: MTAEKILVVEDEEDIQELLRYNLSREAFKVTCVDTGEKALKQVAAEVPDLVVLDLMLPGIDGLNVCRSIKTDAALRDIPIIMVTAKGEESDVVTGLEMGADDYVTKPFSPKIFISRVRAVLRRRTEPAPAEDGVLTVKDLSIHPGRHEAKVKGQKLDLTFTEFRILQILASRPGWVFTRGQLVDAIRGEDHAVTDRSVDFQIVGLRKKLGDCADYIETVRGVGYRFHDDA; this comes from the coding sequence ATGACCGCAGAAAAGATACTGGTGGTGGAGGACGAGGAAGACATTCAGGAACTGCTCCGTTACAACCTGTCGCGCGAGGCGTTCAAGGTCACCTGCGTGGACACGGGCGAGAAGGCGCTCAAGCAGGTGGCGGCGGAGGTGCCGGACCTGGTGGTGCTGGACCTCATGCTGCCCGGCATCGACGGCCTCAATGTCTGCCGCTCGATCAAAACCGATGCCGCGTTGCGCGACATCCCCATCATCATGGTCACCGCCAAGGGTGAGGAGAGCGACGTGGTGACGGGTCTCGAAATGGGCGCGGACGATTACGTCACCAAACCCTTCAGTCCGAAAATTTTTATAAGCCGCGTGCGCGCCGTGCTGCGCCGCCGCACGGAACCGGCTCCCGCCGAGGACGGCGTCCTCACGGTGAAAGACCTCAGCATCCACCCCGGCCGCCACGAGGCCAAGGTGAAGGGCCAGAAACTGGACCTCACGTTCACCGAGTTCCGCATCCTGCAAATCCTGGCGTCGCGCCCCGGCTGGGTGTTCACGCGCGGGCAGCTGGTCGATGCCATCCGCGGCGAGGACCACGCGGTCACCGACCGCTCGGTCGATTTCCAGATCGTCGGCCTGCGCAAGAAGCTGGGCGACTGCGCCGATTACATCGAAACGGTGCGCGGGGTGGGGTACCGGTTCCACGACGACGCATGA
- a CDS encoding class I SAM-dependent methyltransferase, whose amino-acid sequence MGFYEEHILPRGIDWVLSAERFHTVRQQTVAGAMGVVLEVGFGSGLNLPFYPDAVSKLYALDPSRVARKLAAKRIRRAPFPVEFVALKENGVIDLPDQSVDAVVTTFTLCTIADAAAALKEFQRVLKPGGVYHFMEHGRDPDPNIARWQDRWNPIQKCLAGGCHVNRPIAQLIQDSGFTLHACDNFYLDGPKLFTYMYSGEAILASS is encoded by the coding sequence ATGGGATTTTACGAAGAGCACATCCTGCCGCGCGGCATCGACTGGGTGCTGTCGGCGGAACGCTTTCACACGGTGCGCCAGCAGACGGTTGCGGGCGCCATGGGCGTGGTGCTGGAAGTGGGCTTCGGCTCCGGACTCAACCTGCCGTTTTACCCCGATGCGGTGAGCAAACTGTACGCGCTCGATCCCTCCCGCGTGGCGCGCAAACTCGCGGCCAAACGCATCCGCCGCGCGCCGTTCCCCGTTGAGTTCGTCGCCTTAAAGGAAAACGGCGTCATCGACCTGCCGGATCAGTCGGTGGACGCCGTCGTCACCACCTTCACCCTGTGCACCATTGCGGACGCCGCCGCCGCGCTCAAAGAATTCCAGCGCGTGCTCAAGCCCGGCGGGGTGTATCATTTTATGGAGCATGGACGCGACCCCGATCCCAACATCGCCCGCTGGCAGGACCGGTGGAATCCCATCCAGAAATGCCTGGCGGGCGGCTGCCACGTCAACCGCCCCATCGCGCAGCTCATCCAAGACTCCGGCTTCACCCTCCACGCGTGCGACAACTTTTACCTGGATGGACCGAAACTGTTTACTTATATGTATAGCGGTGAAGCGATCCTCGCTTCTTCATAA
- a CDS encoding TlpA family protein disulfide reductase produces the protein METTYNYPRFSSEYYDFSEFPGPRPGETLPDIAVTDLEGKPVRLSDFRGQPLVLETGSVTCPIYVQEIRPMNRLARDYPHVKFLTLYVREAHPGEELHEHKDIEDKRRCAAMLAAQDGEKRQILVDDLDGNAHRQLGGFPNLVYVIDGEGTVIFRGNWNHPDKVEEILQSGDFTSVRHRDLYGPDFPTPYTMYRVLARGGRLAFWDLAKSIPRLLKNHKVVEQQGRRQEETHRPQPKTEATAG, from the coding sequence ATGGAGACGACGTACAACTATCCCCGTTTTTCTTCCGAGTATTACGATTTCTCGGAGTTCCCCGGACCCAGGCCGGGCGAGACCCTTCCCGATATTGCGGTCACGGATCTGGAAGGCAAGCCGGTGCGCCTGTCCGATTTTCGCGGCCAGCCGCTGGTGCTGGAAACCGGCAGCGTCACCTGTCCCATCTACGTGCAGGAAATCCGCCCGATGAACCGCCTCGCGCGCGACTACCCGCATGTGAAGTTCCTGACGCTGTATGTGCGCGAAGCGCATCCCGGAGAGGAGTTGCATGAGCACAAGGACATCGAGGACAAACGCCGCTGCGCCGCCATGCTGGCCGCCCAGGACGGTGAGAAGCGGCAGATCCTGGTGGACGATCTCGATGGCAACGCGCACCGCCAACTGGGCGGTTTCCCCAACCTGGTGTACGTCATCGATGGAGAGGGCACGGTCATCTTTCGCGGCAACTGGAATCACCCGGACAAGGTGGAAGAGATTCTCCAGTCCGGCGACTTCACCAGCGTGCGCCATCGCGATCTGTACGGCCCCGACTTCCCCACGCCGTACACCATGTACCGGGTGCTGGCGCGCGGCGGCAGGCTGGCGTTCTGGGATCTGGCGAAATCCATCCCGCGTCTGTTGAAAAACCACAAGGTGGTGGAACAACAGGGCAGGCGGCAGGAAGAAACCCACCGGCCTCAACCCAAAACCGAAGCCACGGCGGGGTAA
- a CDS encoding DUF2059 domain-containing protein, whose product MNTRQTVFKAAAVSFILLAGWVLAVPASAEIDAAKKRDIQTLMEVSGTIKGLKQFRPLMLQSYANILKAAYKNQNIPKAFWDDFLNTLITDDDLGGLIEEILPVYDRTFTHDEIRQLIATFQTPAYRKWVERMPEMMQASSEAGRQWGKRLGESGVIRQRLQALKEKYQLGEPEMDDAVDDRVPQGR is encoded by the coding sequence ATGAACACCCGGCAGACGGTTTTTAAAGCGGCAGCGGTGAGTTTTATCTTGTTGGCAGGGTGGGTGCTCGCCGTCCCGGCGTCGGCGGAGATCGATGCCGCCAAGAAGCGCGACATTCAGACCCTGATGGAAGTCTCCGGCACCATCAAGGGTCTCAAACAGTTCCGCCCGCTGATGCTGCAAAGCTACGCCAACATCCTGAAAGCCGCCTACAAGAACCAGAACATCCCGAAAGCGTTCTGGGACGATTTTCTGAACACCCTCATCACCGATGACGACCTGGGCGGCCTGATCGAGGAAATCCTGCCGGTGTATGACCGCACCTTCACGCACGATGAAATCCGCCAACTGATCGCCACGTTCCAGACGCCCGCCTACCGCAAGTGGGTGGAACGCATGCCGGAGATGATGCAGGCGTCCTCCGAGGCCGGACGGCAGTGGGGCAAACGGCTGGGTGAATCGGGCGTGATCCGGCAGCGGCTGCAAGCGTTGAAGGAGAAGTACCAGCTGGGCGAGCCGGAGATGGACGACGCCGTCGATGACCGCGTGCCGCAAGGCCGGTAA
- a CDS encoding diguanylate cyclase domain-containing protein, producing MTIDNPLSNLMDIISNVADAYTTALFVLQPDAETLTLRAQLSLSPQVRSDASFKIGQGVLGRAAFELKTVTMDFSREAAPKLDLYRKKEEIKSLMLIPLVDEDMLKGLLYIDSKEQYGFSTKVQKMMTPLMQQILWHLERESSPVSFQGEPTDFAALLKWCRFLAESPDLRALSERFVHIPKNIMQMDAMAVVWFDEQGDGRLAASRGWNPGLKDLALEWGVGLCGQTAKSGSPVLIGDTKNRPFVLFHKNENAGNFASLLAVPMNLKRHPAGAVLCATQRVGGLQPVDLGKLLWMTTFAAQSPALGASGRAPEDIPARRHLHTPHFAAVQSVSVEDEIFSPDRQISMLSIHFTNLDTLSRKQGFEASETILNEAASRLSTLLPRPKLIFKAGETSLAVLLVNLDCEQALAYESQIQQHLTEPAIPCGDTPYRPALEFGAAAYPQDGDHLTALLVSSLTRIAPTGDNVHA from the coding sequence ATGACCATTGACAACCCGCTCAGCAACCTGATGGACATCATCAGCAATGTCGCCGACGCCTACACCACGGCCCTGTTCGTGTTGCAGCCGGATGCGGAGACGTTGACGCTGCGCGCCCAGCTGTCGCTGAGTCCGCAGGTTCGCTCCGACGCATCGTTCAAAATCGGTCAGGGTGTGCTGGGCCGCGCCGCGTTTGAATTGAAGACGGTGACGATGGATTTTTCCCGCGAGGCCGCGCCGAAGCTGGACCTCTACCGCAAAAAGGAAGAGATCAAATCGCTGATGCTGATCCCGCTGGTGGACGAGGACATGCTGAAAGGCCTGTTGTACATCGACTCGAAGGAGCAGTACGGGTTCTCCACCAAAGTGCAGAAAATGATGACGCCGTTGATGCAGCAGATCCTGTGGCACCTGGAGCGGGAGAGCTCGCCGGTTTCGTTTCAGGGCGAGCCGACGGATTTTGCGGCGTTGCTCAAATGGTGCCGCTTTTTGGCCGAGTCGCCGGACCTGCGCGCCCTGAGCGAACGCTTCGTGCACATTCCGAAAAACATCATGCAGATGGACGCAATGGCCGTGGTGTGGTTCGACGAACAGGGCGACGGCCGCCTGGCGGCATCGCGCGGCTGGAATCCCGGTCTCAAGGACCTCGCTCTGGAATGGGGAGTGGGTCTCTGTGGCCAGACCGCGAAATCCGGCAGCCCGGTATTGATCGGCGACACCAAGAACCGGCCGTTCGTGCTGTTCCATAAAAACGAAAACGCCGGGAACTTCGCCTCGCTGCTGGCGGTGCCGATGAACCTGAAACGGCACCCGGCGGGAGCCGTTCTGTGCGCCACGCAGCGGGTCGGCGGTTTGCAACCGGTGGATCTGGGCAAGCTGTTGTGGATGACGACCTTTGCGGCGCAGTCCCCGGCCCTGGGCGCATCCGGCCGCGCGCCGGAGGACATCCCCGCCCGCCGCCATCTGCATACGCCGCATTTCGCCGCCGTGCAGTCGGTCAGCGTGGAAGATGAAATCTTCAGCCCCGACCGCCAGATCAGCATGCTCAGCATCCACTTCACCAATCTCGATACCCTGTCGCGCAAACAGGGATTTGAGGCGAGCGAAACGATTTTGAACGAAGCCGCCAGCCGCTTGTCCACGCTGCTGCCGCGACCCAAACTGATTTTCAAAGCCGGGGAAACCTCGCTTGCGGTGCTGTTGGTCAATCTGGATTGCGAGCAGGCTCTGGCTTACGAATCGCAAATCCAGCAGCACCTGACAGAACCCGCGATCCCGTGCGGCGACACCCCGTACCGGCCCGCACTGGAATTCGGCGCCGCCGCATATCCACAGGACGGAGACCATCTGACCGCCCTCCTGGTTTCGTCCCTGACCCGCATCGCCCCTACCGGAGACAACGTACATGCCTAG
- a CDS encoding rod shape-determining protein: MPSLWSSLLNLFTSDVAMDLGTANTLIYVRNQGILLNEPSIVAVSNNGFGTPRVEAVGLEAKRMYGRTHAKLQAIRPMKDGVIADFEITNKMISYFIKKVLTHYRLVKPRMVVGIPTCITQVEKKAVIDAALLSGVREVYLVEEPMAAAIGVGIPVHLPEGNMVIDIGGGTSDVAVTCLSSIAYGESIRLGGDEMDEAIQRYMRIQHHLNVGIFEAERVKIAVGSAYPLPKPLTTQMRGLNVKTGVPTSILVNDEEIREALREPLSAIAGAVLRALEKTPPELSGDIYTNGLYLTGGGALIRGLDKLLEESTSLKVNLPENPLLSIVQGAGKVIDQFSEYRKVCIN, from the coding sequence ATGCCTAGTTTATGGAGCAGTCTTCTCAACCTGTTCACCTCGGACGTCGCCATGGACCTGGGCACGGCCAACACACTGATCTATGTCCGCAATCAGGGCATTCTGCTGAACGAACCGTCGATCGTCGCCGTCAGCAACAACGGATTCGGCACGCCGCGCGTGGAAGCGGTGGGCCTCGAAGCCAAGCGCATGTACGGCCGCACTCACGCCAAGCTGCAAGCCATTCGCCCGATGAAAGACGGCGTCATCGCCGACTTCGAAATCACCAACAAAATGATTTCGTACTTCATCAAAAAAGTGCTGACCCATTACCGTCTGGTGAAACCGCGCATGGTGGTGGGCATCCCCACCTGCATCACGCAGGTTGAGAAGAAAGCGGTGATCGACGCGGCGCTTTTGTCCGGCGTGCGCGAAGTCTATCTGGTGGAAGAACCCATGGCGGCGGCCATCGGCGTCGGCATTCCGGTGCACCTGCCGGAAGGCAACATGGTCATCGACATCGGCGGCGGCACCTCGGACGTGGCTGTGACCTGCCTGTCCTCCATCGCCTACGGCGAATCCATCCGCCTGGGCGGCGACGAAATGGACGAGGCCATCCAGCGTTACATGCGCATCCAGCACCATCTCAACGTCGGCATCTTCGAAGCGGAGCGCGTGAAGATCGCCGTCGGCAGCGCCTACCCGCTGCCCAAACCGCTGACCACGCAGATGCGCGGCCTCAACGTGAAGACCGGTGTGCCGACCTCCATCCTGGTCAACGACGAGGAAATCCGCGAAGCCCTCAGGGAACCGTTGAGCGCCATTGCCGGGGCGGTGCTGCGCGCACTGGAAAAAACCCCGCCGGAACTCTCCGGCGACATCTACACCAACGGCCTCTACCTGACCGGCGGCGGCGCCTTGATCCGCGGCCTCGACAAACTGCTCGAAGAATCCACCAGCCTCAAGGTCAACCTGCCGGAGAACCCGCTGCTCAGCATCGTGCAGGGCGCGGGCAAGGTGATCGACCAGTTCAGCGAATACAGAAAAGTTTGCATCAATTGA
- a CDS encoding 2Fe-2S iron-sulfur cluster binding domain-containing protein, with the protein MLTIQFEKQNRTIQVEPGTNLREAAISNKVGIYQHIFKILNCRGRGLCSSCRVEVVAGDVAPRNEVEENNLKKAIAKNPNLRLACQIQVEDNLVIRSHV; encoded by the coding sequence ATGTTGACCATTCAATTCGAAAAACAAAACCGCACCATCCAGGTCGAGCCGGGAACCAACCTGCGCGAGGCCGCCATCTCCAATAAAGTTGGCATCTATCAGCATATCTTCAAGATTTTGAACTGCCGGGGACGCGGCCTGTGCTCCTCCTGCCGGGTGGAAGTGGTGGCCGGGGACGTAGCGCCCCGCAATGAAGTTGAAGAGAACAACCTCAAAAAGGCGATCGCTAAAAACCCCAATCTCAGGCTGGCCTGCCAGATCCAGGTCGAGGACAATCTCGTGATCCGGTCGCACGTTTAA
- a CDS encoding M67 family metallopeptidase: MISLAADMLEDARRHALEEYPYECCGIIIGKPDTDAEDILFRCTNIQNQLHEKDPKMFVRDARTAFYIDPKELMGILREADQKKLAIKLFYHSHPDHDAYFSDEDKAMALFDGQPTYPEARYLVISVYNGEIRDQAFFEWNPGTESFEKWD; this comes from the coding sequence ATGATCTCACTGGCTGCGGACATGCTGGAGGATGCGCGCCGACACGCGTTGGAAGAGTACCCCTACGAGTGCTGTGGGATCATCATCGGCAAGCCCGATACGGACGCAGAGGATATCCTGTTTCGTTGCACCAACATTCAGAACCAGTTGCACGAAAAGGACCCGAAAATGTTCGTGCGCGATGCGCGCACCGCCTTCTACATCGACCCCAAGGAGTTGATGGGGATTTTGCGGGAGGCGGATCAAAAAAAACTGGCGATCAAGTTGTTTTATCATTCGCATCCGGATCACGATGCGTACTTTTCGGACGAGGATAAAGCAATGGCCTTGTTTGACGGTCAACCGACCTATCCCGAGGCCCGATACCTGGTCATTTCCGTGTATAATGGAGAAATACGGGATCAGGCGTTCTTTGAATGGAACCCTGGTACCGAGTCGTTTGAAAAATGGGATTGA
- a CDS encoding YfhL family 4Fe-4S dicluster ferredoxin → MALMITEDCVNCGVCEPECPNEAISEGDEIYVIDWEHCTECVGWYEEAQCVEVCPVDCIPKDPEHEETEEELLAKKKALVGDED, encoded by the coding sequence ATGGCTTTGATGATCACCGAAGATTGCGTCAACTGCGGCGTCTGCGAACCCGAATGCCCGAATGAAGCCATTTCCGAAGGTGACGAAATCTACGTCATCGACTGGGAACACTGCACCGAATGCGTGGGCTGGTACGAAGAAGCCCAGTGCGTGGAAGTGTGCCCGGTGGACTGCATTCCGAAGGATCCGGAACACGAGGAAACCGAAGAGGAACTTCTGGCGAAGAAAAAAGCTCTCGTCGGCGATGAAGACTGA
- a CDS encoding NifU family protein, translating to MKDEVESVLDTLRPQLMQDGGNVELVDIDDGIVKLRLVGSCSSCSSSTMTLKMGIERALKKAIPMVRCIEAVE from the coding sequence ATGAAAGATGAAGTCGAGTCCGTTCTCGACACCCTCAGGCCGCAACTGATGCAGGACGGCGGCAATGTGGAGTTGGTGGACATCGACGATGGGATCGTGAAGTTACGCCTGGTGGGCTCGTGCAGTTCCTGCTCCAGTTCCACCATGACCCTCAAAATGGGCATCGAACGCGCCTTGAAAAAAGCCATTCCCATGGTACGCTGTATAGAGGCGGTTGAGTAA
- a CDS encoding peroxiredoxin family protein, whose amino-acid sequence MSQTCSTRPLCQPGRFRFRHNRGWAAVLLAAVLLAHAPAAAGPDTDPAPAFTLKSLHGEDRSLHDYRGRYLLLNFWATWCGPCKIEMPSLEALHRRFQTNNLTVLGISNDPFGARVVTPFMAAYDLTFPVLLDPDQEISKRYGVHSLPTTFLIDPEGRILGVLTGAEDWSKPETLAYFRDLLNGPSQSPAGPMKSTASAP is encoded by the coding sequence ATGAGTCAGACATGCTCGACCCGGCCGCTGTGCCAGCCGGGTCGTTTTCGTTTCAGGCACAACCGGGGTTGGGCTGCTGTGTTGCTCGCAGCGGTGCTGCTTGCCCACGCTCCCGCAGCCGCCGGTCCCGATACCGACCCCGCGCCCGCGTTCACTTTAAAATCCCTGCACGGCGAAGACCGGTCCTTGCATGACTACCGCGGCCGCTACCTGCTGCTCAACTTCTGGGCCACGTGGTGCGGTCCGTGTAAAATCGAGATGCCTTCTCTGGAAGCGCTGCATCGCCGCTTTCAGACAAACAACCTGACCGTACTCGGCATCTCCAACGATCCCTTCGGCGCGCGCGTGGTGACGCCCTTCATGGCGGCTTACGATCTGACGTTTCCCGTATTGCTCGACCCCGATCAGGAAATCAGCAAACGGTACGGCGTGCACAGCCTGCCGACCACGTTCCTGATCGATCCCGAAGGCCGCATTCTTGGCGTGCTCACGGGAGCCGAGGATTGGTCCAAGCCGGAAACCCTCGCTTATTTCAGGGACCTGCTGAACGGACCCTCACAATCCCCGGCCGGCCCGATGAAGAGCACCGCTTCGGCTCCCTGA
- a CDS encoding SUMF1/EgtB/PvdO family nonheme iron enzyme, with the protein MTLRTLFTFLICLACLGPGASALFAHGEQPDRALEGDMVHIPAGQFLFGTDRVDETGDLLAVGVPKPLYQDEQPQQKPFLKGFYIDRFEVTHRRYQQFLDDLGAVPPEYWENGTYPEGQADLPVVWVSWYDASNFCDWAGKRLPTEKEWERAARGADGREYPWGNEFDINKAALSGDSRTRLKLTPVGSHPEGATPEGVHDLVGNVWEWVADDYNAYKGNDKTLAGFGQQQKVVRGHSAANIGHFPGNFYEIVLKEFARAGYRQYMPPASMGPDVGFRCASSSEPKHFTDSKQAALSNTQSNSGNPPAFGKGTDAFGASPESSAQSDSLFAAGASNPFQPESALPQTNLIVLCILSLAAGLFSFLSPCTLPILPAYFAVTAQTSRTRMTLNSFAFFCGLASLFVLMGASASFLGSLLRDYLFSLTTWGGILVLIFGVMTVFGKGFSGATFQNAPTSTLVGYYLFGATFAMGWTPCVGPILSGILILAASEKTILQGMTLLFFFAVGLGMPLVILSAFCSHLSKDSWFWRMLRGKGWNVQVGKHSLLLHSTNVFSGLLLILLGYALASGYLTYFNSMIPIELQIWFSGFEEKVVEWLS; encoded by the coding sequence ATGACATTGCGCACACTCTTTACATTTCTGATCTGCCTGGCCTGCCTCGGCCCCGGTGCCTCCGCGTTGTTCGCGCACGGCGAACAACCGGACCGGGCGTTGGAAGGCGACATGGTGCACATCCCCGCCGGGCAGTTTCTATTCGGCACCGATCGGGTCGATGAGACCGGCGATCTATTGGCCGTCGGCGTGCCCAAGCCGCTTTACCAGGATGAACAGCCGCAGCAAAAACCCTTCCTGAAGGGGTTCTACATCGACCGTTTTGAAGTGACCCACCGCCGCTACCAGCAGTTCCTCGACGACCTGGGCGCGGTGCCGCCGGAATACTGGGAAAACGGCACCTACCCGGAAGGACAGGCAGACCTGCCGGTGGTGTGGGTCTCCTGGTACGATGCGTCCAACTTCTGCGACTGGGCGGGCAAACGCCTGCCGACGGAAAAGGAATGGGAACGCGCCGCCCGCGGCGCCGATGGACGCGAGTACCCTTGGGGCAATGAGTTCGATATCAACAAGGCCGCTCTGTCCGGCGATTCCCGGACGCGGTTGAAACTGACCCCGGTGGGCAGCCATCCTGAAGGGGCCACGCCGGAAGGCGTGCACGATCTGGTCGGCAATGTGTGGGAATGGGTGGCGGACGATTACAACGCCTACAAGGGCAACGACAAAACCCTGGCGGGATTCGGACAGCAGCAGAAAGTGGTGCGCGGCCATTCGGCCGCCAACATCGGCCACTTCCCCGGCAATTTTTACGAGATCGTGCTGAAAGAATTTGCACGCGCCGGGTACCGCCAGTACATGCCGCCCGCTTCCATGGGCCCGGACGTGGGATTCCGTTGCGCCAGTTCCAGCGAACCCAAACATTTTACGGACTCGAAACAGGCCGCGCTGTCGAACACGCAATCCAATTCCGGCAACCCGCCCGCTTTCGGCAAGGGAACCGATGCCTTCGGCGCGTCTCCGGAATCTTCAGCGCAGAGCGACAGCCTGTTCGCCGCCGGCGCGTCCAATCCGTTTCAACCGGAGTCGGCGCTGCCCCAGACCAACCTGATCGTGCTGTGCATCCTGTCACTGGCGGCGGGCCTGTTCAGTTTCCTGTCGCCCTGCACGCTGCCGATCCTGCCGGCGTACTTCGCCGTCACCGCGCAAACATCGCGCACGCGCATGACGCTCAACTCCTTCGCTTTCTTCTGCGGACTGGCATCGCTGTTTGTGCTGATGGGGGCATCGGCGAGTTTTCTGGGCAGCCTGTTGCGGGATTACCTGTTTTCGCTGACCACCTGGGGCGGCATCCTGGTGTTGATCTTCGGCGTGATGACTGTGTTCGGCAAAGGGTTTTCCGGCGCGACATTTCAAAATGCGCCGACCTCCACCCTGGTCGGTTATTACCTGTTCGGCGCCACCTTCGCCATGGGCTGGACGCCGTGCGTCGGCCCCATCCTGTCCGGCATCCTGATCCTGGCCGCATCGGAGAAAACCATTCTGCAAGGCATGACGCTGCTGTTCTTTTTCGCCGTCGGCCTCGGCATGCCGCTGGTCATTCTGTCGGCGTTCTGCAGCCACCTCAGCAAGGACAGTTGGTTCTGGCGCATGTTGCGCGGCAAGGGCTGGAACGTGCAGGTCGGCAAGCATTCGCTGCTGCTGCATTCCACGAACGTGTTCAGCGGCTTGCTGCTGATCCTTCTCGGCTATGCGCTCGCCTCGGGGTACCTGACCTACTTCAACAGCATGATCCCGATCGAATTGCAAATCTGGTTCAGTGGATTCGAAGAAAAAGTGGTGGAGTGGTTGTCCTAA